The genomic interval CGGGTGGAGGTGGAACCAGCGGGCGATGAGCATCACCTCCTGCGCTTCGTGGGCGCGCAGGCCCAACGTTTCGGGCTCCGGGCGCTCGAAGATTTCCCGGGCCCGCGCCGCCAGGGCCTTGCGCTCGCGGAGGGTGCGCGGCGCGGGAAGTTCATCCCGCACGCTGCCCCGGCGCAGGATGTACACGCGGTCGTCACCCGCGTGGCCGGGGACGGTGTACACGAACGTCAGCCGCTTCAGCGTCTGGCCCAGGGAGACCATCCACTGCCGCAGGCCCTGGAGCCGCTCGGCGCGGTCCCTCAACTCCGCGGCGTACTCGAACTGGAGGCGCCGGGCCGCGAGCGCCATGCGCTCATGCAGCAGCGCGAGCGGTGTGTCGGAGTGGCCTTCGAGGAAGGCTCGGGCCTGGGCCACATGGGCATGGTACTCGGCGCGAGTGCAACCTCCGGCGCAGGGCGCGAGGCAACGCGAGACCTTGCCCCGCATGCAGAGCGGCTCTTGCGCGTGGGGGAAGAGGAGTCCCTGGTCCGCCAGCCGCATGGGGGTGTCCGCCGCGCAGTCGCGCAGCTCCAGCAGGTCATTCACCGCGCGCGCCACTTCGGAGACGGTGTGCGAACCGTGGAAGGGGCCGTAGTAGTCGCCGCTCGCGCCGGTGACACGTGTCACCACGTGAAGGCGGGGGACGGCCTCCTGTGTGAGGTGCAGGAAGCAGTGGTTGCGGTCGCGCTTGTGCTCGACGTTGTAGAGGGGGCGGTGGAGCTTGATGAGGCGCAGCTCGCGCAGCAGCGCGGCGAACTCGCTGGGCGTGTGCTCCCAGTCGACCTCATGTGCACGGGCGATGATGTCCGCGGCCTTGTCGCCCGGCTCGGCGCGGAAGTACGAGAGCAGCCGGGTGCGGACCCGCACGGACTTGCCGACGTAGAGCACCTCACCGGAGGGCCCGAGCATCCGGTAGATGCCGGGGCGGTTCTCCGCATGCTCGCGGACGTGGGCCAGGAGTGATGCGACGCGGGAGTGCATGGACGGCGTGCCTGTCCGGCGTGGGCCGGACAGGACACCGTACACCTGGGGATGGCCCCGGGGCGGATGGACTTCTCCAGCCCCGGGTGCCTGCTCGTGCGGGGGGCCGCCGCGCGAGGGGCCGGTGCTACGCGGGCTCGATGAAGTTGAGCCGGTAGCCGTCCGGGTCCGTGACGATGAGCTCCCGGGTGTACCAGGGCTGCACGGTGGGGCCTTCTACTTCGGCGCCCTGGGCCTGCGCGCGCAGCAGCAGCTCGTCCAGGCCGTTGGGTGAGCCCTCCAGGCGGATGCCCACGAGAACGCCCACGCCCCGCCGCCCCTCCAACTGCCGCGCCGCCGGAGGCGAGACGAGGTAGACGTCCACCGTGCCCGCCCACTGGAGGCGGACGAACGGGGGCTCGGCCTGCGTGCGCTCGAAGCCCAGCGCTTCGTAGAACGCCTGTGAGCGCGCGAGGTCGGAGACGAGCAGCTTGACGAAGGCGGAGTTCACTTCGTCAGCCCTTCGGCCGCCATCGCCGCCTGCACGTGCGGCCGCGCGGCGATGCGCGCGTGGTAGGCCTTCACCGCGGGGTACGGCTCCAGGTCGATCTGCATCGGACGGGTCCAGTTGAGCACCGTGAAGAGGTAGGCATCCGCGATGGTGAACTGCTCACCCATCACGTACGCGTTCTTCGCGAGCAGCGTGTCGAACGTCTTGAGTCGCAGCGCGATGCGGTCGCGGAAGATGCGCTTGCCCTCGTCCGGGAACGCCGGATTGAACAGGGGGCTGAAGGCCTTGTGCAACTCGGTGGCGATGAAGTTGAGCATCTCCTGGAGCTGGTAGCGCTCGAACGTGCCGTTGGCCGGGGCCAGCTTGCTCTGCGGCGCCTGGTCCGCGATGTACTGCGCGATGGCGGGGCCTTCCGTCAGCATCGCGCCGTTGTCCAGCACGAGGGTGGGCACGTAGCCCTTGGGGTTGACCGTGTTGAAGTCCACGCCGGTCTCCGTCTTCTTGGAGCGCAGGTCGACGCGCTCCACGTCGAACTTCAGACCCGTCTCGCGCAGGATGATGTGCGGCGACAGGGAGCAGGCTCCAGGCGTGTAGTAGAGCTTCATTGCGGTACGTACCTCTCGGTGAGTAGGGGTTCGAGGCGCGCAGTTCTGCACCTTCCCGGAGAGGGATTCCACCGTTTCGCGAAGGCCCACGCCCACGCCGTGGCCGGTTGGCCCCCGGGCGGCGCTCGATGTTCTCAGGGACTCCTGGGTCGTCTGGGCCCCCTGCCCAGGCCGCGCTCGGAGTGGTAGGTCCTCCGGATGGCGACAGGCATTGGCCCGGGGCGCCCGCCACGCCTCTCTACCCCCAGAGCGAGCCCGGCCCCGCGGTGCTCGGTTTGACATGGCCGGTGTTCCTCCTGGCCAGGAAGGTCTGTATGCGTTTCAAAGCCACGTGGTTGCTCCCCGTCGCGCTGCTGGCGTTGGGGGCGATGCCTGCCTGTTCGGGCGACGACGACAAGCCCGACGCGGGTGGCTCCCCTGACGGTGGCGGCAACCCGGATGGCGGAGGCAATCCGGATGGCGGTGGCAACCCGAACCCGGGCGACGGCGGGACGGGCACGGCGCAGTGCCCCTCGGGAGCCCTCCTCTGTGAGACGTTCGAGAGCGGCGTGGGAGCCTGGGAGGTGTCGAAGGACAACGCCACCATCGAGGTGGACGGGACGAAGCCACACACGGGCAACGGCGCGCTTCACATCGTGACCCGGGACGGCATCGACGAGCGCCAGAACGAGGGGCAGGCCATCGCGCGGTGGAGCCGGGTCATCGCGCCCTTCGAGACGCAGCTCTTCGTCCGCGCGCACGTCTTCATGAAGGATTTGCCGCAGGTCTTCGGGCAGATGGGGACCTACTTCGTGCTCTCCACGTCGTCCATCGAGGGCGGCATCGAGCTGCAGGTCATCTCGGACCGAGGCTTCGCGCTGGATGACTGGTCCTCGCGGACCGGGCAGGGCTGGAACCGGCAGGACACGCCGGTGAACCTGGGCATGTCCGCGGGCCGCTGGGTCTGCCTGGAGTGGGAGGTCCGCCGCCCCACCAAGACGAGCACCCACGGCAACACGAGCGTCTACGTGGATGGCGCGCTGGCCTTCAACTTCCTCGACATCGGCATGCGCAACTACGACGTGTTCGCGGTGGGCTACGGCTTCGTGCACCCGCTGGACAAGTCGGCTTCCGAGACGTGGATCGACAACGTCGCGGTCTCCACCCAGAAGCGCATCGGCTGCGAGTAGCTCGCGTCCCTCTGGCGCCTGCTCGGGAGGGATGGTGGGTCGTCCCTCTCGAGCCGTCCTTGGCCCCCGTCGGTGCCTGTCAGGACCTCGTGGCTAAGTTCGTGTTGACGTGACACGAAGTCCCGAGGGGTTCACCGGGGCGATGGGAGTGGCACATGTCGTTGAAAGGGCTGGCGCAGGAGACGGTGCGAATCACGGAGGAAGGCACGTATGTGGCCCCCTCGGGGCGGCGTGTCCTGCTGCGCGACAGCGTGGAGCGCGCGGTGAATGGGACGGTGCTCTACCGGCCTGGAGACTTCGGACGGCTCGAGGTGGACGCGGGCTCACCGGCGCCGCTTCGCATCGAGGTGACGGGCGAGAAGACGGGACAGGCCGCCAGGCGTCTGGTGGAGGAAGGGGAGACCCATCTCGCCGCGCTCAACTTCGCCTCCGCGAAGAACCCGGGCGGCGGCTTCCTGGGCGGCGCGAAGGCGCAGGAGGAGGACCTGGCCCGCTGTTCGGCGCTCTATCCGTGCCTGCTGACGCAGCGCGAGTACTACGACGTCAACCGCGCGGAGCGGTCGCCGCTGTACACGGACCACCTCATCTACTCGCCGGACGTGCCGTTCTTCCGGGACGATGCGTTGGAGTTGTTGGAGGAGCCGTTCCTGCTCTCGGTGCTCACCATGCCCGCGCCCAACGCGGGGGTGGCGCTTCGAGAGGACCCGGGACTGCGGCGCCAGGTCCACGCGGTGCTGCG from Myxococcus stipitatus carries:
- the gstA gene encoding glutathione transferase GstA; the encoded protein is MKLYYTPGACSLSPHIILRETGLKFDVERVDLRSKKTETGVDFNTVNPKGYVPTLVLDNGAMLTEGPAIAQYIADQAPQSKLAPANGTFERYQLQEMLNFIATELHKAFSPLFNPAFPDEGKRIFRDRIALRLKTFDTLLAKNAYVMGEQFTIADAYLFTVLNWTRPMQIDLEPYPAVKAYHARIAARPHVQAAMAAEGLTK
- a CDS encoding UvrB/UvrC motif-containing protein, with protein sequence MHSRVASLLAHVREHAENRPGIYRMLGPSGEVLYVGKSVRVRTRLLSYFRAEPGDKAADIIARAHEVDWEHTPSEFAALLRELRLIKLHRPLYNVEHKRDRNHCFLHLTQEAVPRLHVVTRVTGASGDYYGPFHGSHTVSEVARAVNDLLELRDCAADTPMRLADQGLLFPHAQEPLCMRGKVSRCLAPCAGGCTRAEYHAHVAQARAFLEGHSDTPLALLHERMALAARRLQFEYAAELRDRAERLQGLRQWMVSLGQTLKRLTFVYTVPGHAGDDRVYILRRGSVRDELPAPRTLRERKALAARAREIFERPEPETLGLRAHEAQEVMLIARWFHLHPEQFEHAEATPHTSA
- a CDS encoding VOC family protein, with amino-acid sequence MNSAFVKLLVSDLARSQAFYEALGFERTQAEPPFVRLQWAGTVDVYLVSPPAARQLEGRRGVGVLVGIRLEGSPNGLDELLLRAQAQGAEVEGPTVQPWYTRELIVTDPDGYRLNFIEPA
- a CDS encoding TIGR02452 family protein yields the protein MSLKGLAQETVRITEEGTYVAPSGRRVLLRDSVERAVNGTVLYRPGDFGRLEVDAGSPAPLRIEVTGEKTGQAARRLVEEGETHLAALNFASAKNPGGGFLGGAKAQEEDLARCSALYPCLLTQREYYDVNRAERSPLYTDHLIYSPDVPFFRDDALELLEEPFLLSVLTMPAPNAGVALREDPGLRRQVHAVLRARALKVLQVAAREGHRVLVLGAWGCGVFRNEPTEVARAFSSALATLSGAFSRVVFAVYERGGDGPNLRAFQEHFS